Proteins from a genomic interval of Chroococcidiopsis thermalis PCC 7203:
- a CDS encoding FmdB family zinc ribbon protein produces MPLYEFRCDDCGVFDEWRSLAECNNPAHCPTCEEPAKKVFAPPMLLSGSMRLKQENPEPKLVKRDREPEQPHLRSHTGSRPWMINH; encoded by the coding sequence ATGCCTTTATACGAATTTCGTTGCGATGATTGTGGTGTATTTGATGAATGGCGATCGCTGGCAGAATGTAACAATCCTGCTCATTGCCCAACTTGTGAAGAACCTGCCAAAAAAGTGTTTGCACCACCGATGTTGTTGTCTGGTTCGATGCGACTGAAACAGGAAAATCCAGAGCCAAAATTAGTCAAACGCGATCGCGAACCCGAACAACCCCACCTGAGAAGTCATACTGGCAGTCGCCCTTGGATGATTAACCATTAA
- a CDS encoding NAD-dependent epimerase/dehydratase family protein, whose amino-acid sequence MKILVIGGTNFIGPAVVRQLYAMGHEVTVFHRGKTAADLPEGIQHILGDRSALSQMKSEFERLSPQVVVDMFPYTEADAIALMNIFQGIAERVVAISSMDVYRAYAVFLQIESTPVEPVPLTENSALRQQLHLFREMAERPLNAPADYEKILVERVVMNSADLTGTIVRLPMVYGTQDPLNRLFPYLKRMDEDRPAIVLPESIAQWRGSYGYVENVAYAIALAATNERAKGRIYHVADAEVLTEAERLSRVGRVAGWQGKIVTVATESLPTDWNLPYNTAQYWLVDTTRIRQELGYSEVVTLEKALKTTIDWQRSHPPTEISPWTGKELLDYATEDRILKSI is encoded by the coding sequence ATGAAAATTTTAGTTATCGGGGGAACGAATTTTATTGGTCCTGCTGTAGTTAGGCAATTGTATGCAATGGGACACGAAGTTACCGTTTTCCATCGAGGAAAAACAGCAGCAGACTTACCCGAAGGAATACAACATATATTAGGCGATCGCTCCGCTCTTAGCCAGATGAAAAGTGAATTTGAGCGTCTTTCGCCTCAAGTTGTCGTCGATATGTTTCCCTATACCGAGGCAGATGCGATCGCGCTGATGAATATATTTCAGGGTATCGCAGAGCGCGTTGTTGCTATTAGCAGCATGGATGTCTATCGCGCTTATGCAGTATTTCTGCAAATTGAATCGACTCCAGTTGAGCCGGTTCCCCTAACTGAAAATTCAGCCTTGCGCCAGCAGCTACATTTATTTCGGGAAATGGCTGAAAGACCGCTGAACGCTCCGGCAGATTATGAAAAGATTTTGGTCGAACGGGTAGTGATGAATTCTGCCGATTTAACTGGTACAATTGTACGGCTGCCAATGGTTTACGGGACGCAAGATCCTCTCAACCGTCTATTCCCCTACTTAAAGCGAATGGATGAAGACCGTCCGGCGATCGTCTTGCCAGAAAGCATAGCTCAATGGCGCGGTTCCTACGGGTATGTAGAGAATGTTGCTTACGCGATCGCTTTGGCAGCTACAAACGAACGTGCTAAGGGACGTATTTATCATGTTGCAGATGCAGAAGTTTTAACTGAGGCAGAAAGACTGAGCAGAGTTGGACGAGTCGCAGGCTGGCAAGGCAAAATTGTGACTGTTGCCACAGAATCTTTACCGACAGACTGGAACCTACCATACAACACGGCTCAGTACTGGCTGGTAGATACCACCCGCATTCGGCAGGAACTCGGTTATAGCGAAGTCGTCACGCTAGAAAAGGCGCTAAAAACAACAATTGACTGGCAGCGATCGCATCCACCAACAGAAATTTCTCCGTGGACTGGAAAAGAATTACTCGACTACGCTACTGAAGATCGCATTTTGAAAAGTATTTAA
- the fmdA gene encoding formamidase: MPKTLFKVDLTKPMDRQELPGHNRWHPDIPAVVSVNPGDVFRIECKDWTDGQIKNNDNPDDIRDVDLTVVHVLSGPIWVNGAQPGDILVVDLLDIGALQGDEWGFTGIFAKDNGGGFLTDHYPNHAKAIWDLEGIYTSSRHIPGVRFAGITHPGLIGCAPSHDLLATWNKREAELVSTAPDLRTYGAGLAANMPVYAALPNPKNAILGQVAPADFDRIAAEGARTVPPREHGGNCDIKNLSKGTRIYFPVYVEGAKLSMGDIHFSQGDGEISFCGAIEMSGYIDLHVDIIKGGVEKYGMVNPIFKPGPVEPRYSEYLVFEGISVDEYTGKQYFMDVHIAYRRACLNAIEYLKKFGFTGEQAYLLLSCAPVEGRVSGIVDIPNACCTLAIPTEIFDKNILPV; this comes from the coding sequence ATGCCGAAAACGCTTTTCAAAGTCGATCTAACTAAGCCAATGGATCGACAGGAACTACCTGGACACAACCGCTGGCATCCTGATATTCCTGCCGTGGTTTCGGTGAATCCAGGTGATGTCTTCCGCATTGAGTGTAAAGATTGGACGGACGGACAGATTAAAAATAACGATAATCCTGACGATATCCGCGATGTCGATTTAACGGTCGTCCACGTATTGAGCGGTCCCATCTGGGTCAACGGCGCTCAACCAGGAGACATCTTGGTTGTCGATTTGCTCGATATTGGCGCTTTGCAGGGCGATGAGTGGGGCTTTACAGGCATTTTTGCTAAAGACAACGGTGGTGGCTTTCTGACCGACCACTACCCCAATCATGCTAAGGCAATTTGGGATCTGGAGGGCATTTATACCAGCTCCCGTCACATCCCAGGCGTGCGTTTTGCTGGCATCACTCACCCTGGTTTGATTGGTTGCGCTCCCTCACACGACTTACTGGCAACATGGAATAAGCGGGAAGCAGAGTTAGTTTCAACAGCTCCCGATTTACGGACTTATGGAGCGGGATTAGCGGCGAATATGCCAGTTTATGCGGCTCTACCGAATCCAAAAAATGCGATTTTGGGTCAAGTCGCACCAGCAGACTTCGATCGCATTGCGGCTGAAGGTGCACGTACCGTCCCCCCTCGCGAACACGGTGGTAACTGCGATATCAAAAACCTCTCCAAAGGAACGCGGATTTATTTCCCCGTTTACGTGGAAGGTGCAAAGCTATCGATGGGAGATATTCACTTCTCCCAAGGAGATGGGGAAATCTCATTTTGCGGTGCAATTGAAATGTCCGGTTATATCGATCTCCACGTAGACATCATCAAAGGTGGTGTAGAAAAATACGGCATGGTCAACCCAATTTTCAAGCCAGGTCCCGTAGAGCCACGTTATTCAGAATATCTCGTATTTGAAGGGATTTCCGTAGACGAATATACAGGTAAGCAATACTTTATGGACGTGCATATTGCCTACCGTCGTGCTTGCTTAAATGCGATCGAATATCTGAAGAAATTCGGTTTTACAGGCGAACAAGCTTATTTATTGCTCAGTTGTGCGCCCGTAGAAGGAAGAGTCAGCGGTATCGTTGATATTCCCAATGCTTGTTGTACGCTAGCAATTCCGACGGAGATTTTTGACAAGAATATTTTGCCTGTTTAA
- a CDS encoding ABC transporter ATP-binding protein, with product MKALEAYNLKKTFRRNKQNVPAVKDVSLTIYPGEILAFLGPNGAGKTTSIKMMAGLIQPDSGSVRIVGKDPHRNASALQNLGAVLEGNRNLYWRLTPEENLEYFGVLKGLNRREARLAGRDLLERFDLLAKRHTPVEQLSRGMQQKLAFAVALVHRPKLLLLDEPTLGLDVEATEDVKILVREIAATGCAILLTTHQLQIAEILSDRIAIIQKGEILAEAPTQKLIQQFSGTAYKIEMETALDETRIIELETIGLEIESRRFIYIDRPELLYKVLAILQPLPIQSVAKEQANLTEIFLQIVKQGNNIND from the coding sequence ATGAAAGCCTTAGAAGCGTATAATCTCAAAAAAACTTTCCGCCGCAACAAACAAAATGTACCAGCAGTGAAGGATGTTTCCTTAACTATCTACCCAGGAGAGATCTTAGCTTTTCTTGGTCCCAATGGTGCAGGTAAAACAACTAGTATCAAAATGATGGCGGGTTTAATTCAGCCTGATTCTGGTTCAGTGAGAATTGTAGGTAAAGATCCTCATCGCAATGCTTCAGCGTTACAAAACCTGGGTGCAGTTTTAGAAGGGAATCGCAACCTTTACTGGCGATTGACTCCAGAGGAAAATTTAGAATATTTTGGCGTATTAAAAGGACTAAATCGACGAGAAGCGCGTCTTGCCGGAAGAGATCTTTTAGAAAGATTTGACTTGTTAGCCAAGCGACATACTCCTGTAGAGCAACTTTCACGGGGAATGCAACAGAAATTAGCATTTGCTGTAGCTTTAGTTCATCGTCCCAAACTTCTATTATTAGATGAACCAACTTTAGGATTAGATGTAGAAGCAACTGAGGATGTAAAAATTCTCGTCCGCGAAATTGCTGCTACTGGTTGTGCTATCTTGCTGACAACACACCAATTACAAATAGCAGAAATTTTATCAGACCGAATTGCCATTATTCAAAAAGGCGAGATTTTGGCAGAAGCACCCACACAAAAATTGATTCAACAATTTTCTGGTACAGCTTACAAGATAGAAATGGAAACCGCTTTAGATGAAACAAGAATAATAGAATTAGAAACAATTGGTTTAGAGATTGAATCCAGAAGATTTATTTACATCGATCGCCCGGAATTACTCTATAAAGTTCTTGCTATTCTCCAGCCTTTACCAATTCAATCTGTGGCAAAAGAACAAGCTAATTTAACAGAAATATTTTTACAGATTGTGAAACAAGGTAATAATATTAATGATTGA
- a CDS encoding TenA family transcriptional activator, whose amino-acid sequence MGLTCQQLLQKHPQAWQEATIHPFLQECQQGTIQPQQFNTWLVQDYLFVIDFTRFLARILAIAPPHNFDILLAGLSALKDELNWFQTKAAERQLQLNTDKQPTCIEYCDYMQSLSATPYAVQATALWAIELAYNQGWQLPGAMPPPYTEFADRWGNPDFTTYVDFLEQQADAALSNASEEVQQQATAAFLNVARLEKDFWQMAYTVTSDQ is encoded by the coding sequence ATGGGCTTAACTTGTCAACAATTACTACAAAAGCATCCTCAAGCGTGGCAAGAAGCTACGATCCATCCTTTCCTGCAAGAATGCCAACAGGGAACAATTCAACCGCAACAGTTTAATACTTGGTTGGTACAAGACTATTTATTTGTGATAGATTTTACCCGTTTTCTCGCGAGAATTTTGGCGATCGCACCCCCGCACAACTTCGATATTCTTTTGGCTGGATTGAGCGCCCTTAAAGACGAACTCAACTGGTTTCAAACCAAAGCCGCCGAACGCCAACTGCAACTCAATACTGATAAACAGCCTACCTGCATTGAGTATTGCGACTATATGCAAAGCTTATCTGCAACGCCCTATGCCGTACAAGCTACGGCACTTTGGGCGATCGAACTAGCATACAATCAAGGCTGGCAATTACCTGGAGCCATGCCCCCACCCTACACTGAATTTGCCGATCGCTGGGGCAATCCCGATTTTACGACTTACGTAGACTTCCTAGAACAGCAAGCAGATGCAGCTTTGAGTAACGCCTCAGAGGAGGTGCAGCAACAAGCCACAGCAGCTTTTTTGAATGTTGCTAGATTAGAAAAAGATTTCTGGCAAATGGCGTACACAGTGACCAGTGACCAGTGA
- a CDS encoding hybrid sensor histidine kinase/response regulator, with product MDTERVKVLLVDDDEDDYVLTRDWLAAAQGTTFDLDWVSSYDEAIATIAQCQHDIYLLDYRLGDRNGLELLQAAVAEGCAAPIILLTGKGDREIDIEAMKAGAADYLEKTQLSAPLLERSIRYALERQHTQQQIRAQAELLNVATDAIIVRSLDDKVLYWNKGAERLYGWQAQEAIGRNPNLLIYNESLVDQLLEIHTALEQTDTWQGELHQVTKNEKPIVVYSRWTLVRDRQAQPKSILVVNTDITEKKLLEAQFLRAQRLESIGTLASGIAHDLNNVLAPILMTAQLLESQMHDERSQRLLPIVVTNAKRGAALVKQVLSFARGLEGTYTNLQIKHLISEIRQIAKQTFPKSIEVQTNIASNLWSVSGDATQLHQVLMNLCVNARDAMPNGGTLTISAENFTADEHYARMNLEAKAGSYIVVTVRDTGQGMSLETQERIFEPFFTTKELGKGTGLGLSTVMGIVKGHNGFIQVWSELGRGTEFQVYLPAVAVVEYYRQTEQDTPYGNGELILVVDDEAGVREATKTSLETFNYKVVTASDGIEAIATYAEHRDRIDLILIDMLMPAMDGITTIRTIQKLNPQTKIIATSGLAAQDKFHGMTDIEVQAFLAKPYTAQELLQTMKQVLCSQPVGC from the coding sequence ATGGACACTGAGCGAGTCAAAGTACTTTTAGTTGATGACGACGAGGACGATTATGTCTTGACGCGAGACTGGTTGGCAGCAGCTCAAGGCACGACATTCGATTTAGACTGGGTAAGTTCTTATGATGAGGCAATAGCGACGATCGCCCAGTGTCAACACGATATTTACTTGCTCGACTACCGCTTGGGCGATCGCAATGGTTTAGAATTGCTTCAAGCTGCCGTAGCTGAAGGTTGTGCCGCACCCATAATTTTACTCACGGGCAAAGGCGATCGCGAAATCGATATCGAGGCGATGAAGGCAGGAGCAGCCGACTATCTAGAAAAAACTCAGTTGAGCGCCCCTTTACTAGAACGTTCCATTCGCTACGCCCTCGAACGCCAGCACACTCAGCAACAAATCCGCGCCCAAGCCGAATTACTCAATGTCGCCACCGATGCCATTATTGTTAGATCGCTAGATGACAAAGTTTTATATTGGAACAAGGGAGCAGAACGTCTCTACGGTTGGCAAGCACAAGAGGCGATCGGGCGAAATCCTAACTTATTAATCTACAACGAGAGTCTCGTCGATCAACTGCTAGAGATTCACACAGCCTTAGAGCAAACAGACACTTGGCAAGGCGAACTACATCAAGTCACTAAAAACGAGAAACCAATTGTCGTCTACAGTCGATGGACCTTAGTACGCGATCGCCAAGCTCAGCCTAAGTCAATTCTTGTCGTCAATACTGATATTACCGAGAAAAAACTCTTAGAAGCTCAATTTTTACGCGCTCAGCGTTTGGAAAGTATCGGCACTCTTGCCAGCGGCATTGCTCACGATTTGAATAATGTCCTAGCACCAATTCTGATGACAGCTCAGCTACTGGAATCTCAAATGCACGACGAGCGCAGTCAGCGACTTTTGCCAATTGTCGTTACCAACGCCAAACGGGGTGCGGCTTTAGTCAAGCAGGTACTCTCTTTTGCACGAGGTTTAGAGGGAACGTATACAAACTTACAAATTAAGCATTTAATCTCAGAAATTCGCCAAATTGCCAAACAAACCTTTCCAAAATCGATCGAGGTTCAGACTAACATTGCCTCTAATTTGTGGTCTGTCTCTGGGGATGCCACTCAATTGCATCAAGTCCTAATGAATCTCTGCGTCAACGCTCGCGATGCCATGCCTAATGGTGGAACGTTGACAATTTCTGCCGAAAACTTTACAGCAGACGAACACTACGCCAGGATGAACTTGGAGGCAAAAGCTGGCTCCTACATCGTCGTTACCGTCAGAGATACAGGTCAGGGAATGTCGCTGGAAACCCAGGAAAGAATTTTTGAGCCATTTTTTACGACCAAAGAACTCGGTAAAGGCACGGGACTAGGACTATCCACTGTCATGGGTATTGTTAAAGGTCACAATGGATTTATTCAAGTTTGGAGCGAACTCGGTAGAGGTACGGAATTTCAAGTCTATCTACCAGCAGTGGCAGTTGTAGAATATTATCGGCAGACAGAACAAGACACGCCCTATGGGAACGGTGAGTTGATTTTGGTTGTGGATGATGAAGCTGGCGTGCGCGAGGCAACAAAAACTTCTCTAGAGACTTTTAATTATAAAGTTGTCACTGCTAGTGACGGAATTGAGGCGATCGCCACCTACGCAGAACACCGCGATCGGATAGATTTAATCTTAATTGATATGTTAATGCCTGCAATGGACGGTATTACCACAATTCGTACTATACAAAAACTCAATCCCCAAACTAAAATTATTGCTACTAGTGGTTTAGCCGCTCAAGACAAATTTCATGGAATGACAGACATAGAAGTACAAGCCTTTTTAGCAAAACCCTACACAGCCCAAGAATTATTGCAAACGATGAAGCAAGTTCTGTGTTCGCAACCAGTTGGTTGTTAG
- a CDS encoding ABC transporter permease, whose product MIELFFAELKRTWILQRRYPIEVVGIIIVTVSIFYGLFLSARYVAGASFQLGDRLDSIVIGYVLWSLVLFVMGNVANRIQYEAQTGTLEQLFLSQFGAVKVFLIRSLAAITLQLAFVLSILLTIMLLTGSRLDFPPVLILPLITVLMGANGIAFIIGALALLFKQVSQLQVIFQFGLLFLLATPIEASTGFARVLASLLPITPSAGILRALMARGENLNLTHIAIAFINGVVYLALGIGLFRLAERQAKKRGILGGY is encoded by the coding sequence ATGATTGAGTTATTTTTTGCAGAATTAAAACGAACTTGGATTTTACAACGTCGCTATCCAATCGAAGTTGTTGGTATTATTATAGTTACTGTTTCAATTTTTTATGGATTGTTTTTGAGCGCTCGTTACGTTGCTGGGGCGAGTTTTCAATTAGGCGATCGCCTCGATTCAATAGTTATTGGCTACGTGCTTTGGAGCTTAGTTTTATTTGTTATGGGCAACGTTGCTAATAGAATTCAGTACGAAGCTCAAACTGGCACGCTCGAACAACTTTTTCTCTCTCAATTCGGGGCAGTCAAAGTATTTTTAATTCGATCGCTAGCAGCGATAACGTTGCAATTAGCTTTTGTTTTGAGCATTTTATTAACTATAATGCTCTTAACTGGCAGCCGTCTCGATTTTCCTCCAGTTTTGATTTTACCTCTCATAACTGTATTGATGGGAGCGAATGGGATTGCTTTTATAATTGGAGCTTTAGCTTTATTATTTAAGCAGGTAAGCCAATTACAAGTCATATTTCAATTTGGTTTATTATTTCTCCTAGCTACTCCCATAGAAGCATCGACGGGATTTGCCCGAGTCTTAGCAAGTCTATTACCAATTACTCCCAGTGCAGGAATATTACGAGCTTTGATGGCACGCGGAGAGAATTTAAATTTAACTCACATAGCGATCGCTTTCATCAATGGAGTCGTATATCTTGCTCTAGGGATAGGACTATTCCGACTAGCAGAACGCCAAGCAAAGAAACGCGGAATTTTAGGCGGATATTAA
- a CDS encoding response regulator, protein MKGRRTTVTILMADDDEDDCMLAREALAESRLANDLYLVRDGEELMDYLHQRGQYTDLKLAPRPGLILLDLNMPKKDGREALREIKADPQLKHIPVVVLTTSKAEEDIYRSYELGANSYITKPVTFASLVEVMRTIGKYWFEIVELPLQSVGNGHGH, encoded by the coding sequence GTGAAAGGGCGACGCACCACTGTCACAATTCTCATGGCTGACGATGACGAAGACGATTGCATGTTAGCAAGAGAAGCGCTGGCAGAAAGTCGCTTGGCTAACGATCTCTATCTCGTGCGCGATGGCGAGGAATTAATGGATTACCTACATCAGCGCGGTCAATATACTGACCTGAAGCTTGCCCCTCGTCCAGGCTTGATTTTACTCGATCTCAACATGCCCAAGAAAGACGGACGCGAGGCACTACGGGAAATTAAGGCAGACCCGCAGTTAAAACATATACCAGTAGTGGTATTGACAACTTCCAAAGCCGAGGAAGATATTTATCGTAGTTATGAATTAGGCGCTAACTCCTATATCACTAAACCAGTCACCTTTGCTTCCTTAGTAGAGGTCATGAGGACTATTGGTAAATACTGGTTTGAAATTGTAGAACTACCACTGCAATCGGTGGGAAACGGACATGGACACTGA
- a CDS encoding ATP-dependent Clp protease proteolytic subunit: MSFPKQSNIPFFPQFSAYGESYFNIYSRLLATRVIFLRGDITEEIANSIVAQMLFLDTEDSGRDIFLYINSSGGSVTAALTIYDTMTQIQADICTVCVGTAKGMAALLLSSGTKGKRSALPNARIAIAQPLASTQGKVSDIEVTAREIAHLRETVNSILSINSDRAIEQIKFDTEREFYLNAEAAKEYGLIDNIIQNLTV, from the coding sequence ATGAGTTTTCCCAAACAGTCAAACATTCCTTTTTTTCCTCAGTTTTCAGCTTATGGAGAGAGTTATTTTAATATTTACTCTCGCTTACTAGCTACAAGAGTAATCTTTTTAAGAGGTGACATTACAGAAGAAATAGCTAATTCAATTGTAGCGCAGATGCTATTTCTCGATACGGAAGATTCAGGACGAGATATTTTTCTATATATCAATAGTTCAGGTGGTTCAGTTACGGCTGCATTGACTATTTACGATACAATGACTCAAATCCAGGCGGATATTTGTACCGTCTGCGTTGGAACTGCAAAGGGAATGGCTGCATTATTACTTTCTTCCGGCACAAAAGGAAAAAGATCGGCTTTACCGAATGCCCGAATTGCGATCGCACAGCCATTAGCTAGCACTCAAGGGAAAGTAAGCGACATCGAAGTTACAGCTAGAGAAATTGCACATTTAAGAGAAACAGTTAATAGCATACTTTCTATTAATAGCGATCGGGCAATAGAACAAATCAAATTCGATACAGAGCGAGAATTTTATCTCAACGCTGAAGCAGCAAAAGAGTATGGATTGATTGACAATATTATTCAAAATTTGACTGTGTAA
- a CDS encoding PAS domain S-box protein produces the protein MDNAPILDATTILVVDDDKLMRQHMRRVMEQAGYQVVEVQNGEQAIAAYTQFRPSLVLLDAVMPVMDGFACCRHLRSFPNGDSVPILIVTRLDDAESLQLAFDAGATDFITKPINDIVLRQRVRHLLQASRTMAELRASTDAAQASRQQVTNILESISDGFFTLDNEWRFTYINQHAQVFLQKTRAELIGKSIWDEFPEAVGSTFDQEYRQARAQQIAVAFEEFYPPLNTWFAVHAYPSQDGISVYFQNINERKRLEAIARTRERELADFLENASVGIHWVGADGIIVWANQAELNLLGYTREEYIGQHIAKFHADREVIDDILQRLNAGETLCDYEARLLCKDGSIRDVSIGSNVFWKDKQFIHTRCFTRDITDRKRMENQLQQTMQLQQAVLNSANYTIISTTTDGTILTFNAAAEKLLGYSASEIVGKTTPVIIHDREEVVSRARELTQELGVTIEPGFEVFVAKARRGEPTEQEWTYIRKDGSRFPVLLSISAMYDANGKITGFLGIGSDITERKRAEAELQRQNLRSQLFAEITLKIRQSLQLESILQTTVNEIQKFLRADRVIIFRLWLDGSGNVVREAVVNGYPAILGQHIYDPCFEEEYIQKYRQGRISAIHDVEPAEIHACHKELLQQYGVRANLVVPIFLKRELWGLLIAHQCSSPRVWSSFETELLRQLSDQIGIALAQAQMLAEETRYAQELARSNAELQQFASVASHDLQEPLRKIQAFGNRLKASCGDLLNEQGLDSLERMQNAAGRMQTLIDDLLMLSRVTTKAQPFVTVDLNRVVKEVLSDLEVRIQQTGGKVEVSSLPKIDADPVQMQQLLQNLLSNALKFHKQDTPPVVKLFSQLFDSQHQPVTDGAIATSCQIMVEDNGIGFEQKYLDRIFNVFQRLHSRSQYEGTGIGLAICRKIVERHQGNITAQSSPGQGAKFSVTLPIKQLVGDNSE, from the coding sequence ATGGACAACGCTCCCATTCTTGATGCTACTACGATTTTGGTTGTAGACGACGATAAACTCATGCGGCAGCACATGCGCCGAGTGATGGAACAGGCTGGATATCAGGTCGTAGAAGTGCAAAATGGCGAACAGGCAATAGCGGCTTACACTCAGTTTCGTCCCAGTCTCGTATTGCTAGATGCCGTTATGCCCGTGATGGATGGGTTCGCCTGCTGTCGGCACTTGCGTAGTTTTCCTAATGGCGATAGCGTGCCAATATTAATCGTTACAAGGCTAGATGATGCAGAATCGCTCCAACTCGCTTTTGATGCAGGTGCAACTGATTTTATTACCAAACCAATTAACGACATAGTTTTACGGCAGCGAGTACGGCATTTATTACAAGCTAGTCGGACGATGGCAGAATTACGCGCCTCTACGGACGCAGCCCAAGCATCGCGCCAACAAGTTACCAATATTTTAGAAAGTATCAGCGATGGCTTTTTTACCTTAGATAATGAGTGGCGATTTACCTACATCAATCAACACGCCCAAGTATTTCTACAAAAAACGAGAGCGGAGTTAATTGGTAAGAGTATTTGGGATGAGTTTCCCGAAGCAGTGGGTTCTACTTTTGACCAGGAGTATCGCCAAGCAAGAGCGCAACAAATTGCAGTTGCTTTTGAAGAGTTCTATCCTCCGCTCAATACTTGGTTTGCCGTTCATGCCTATCCATCTCAAGATGGTATATCAGTATATTTCCAAAATATTAACGAGCGCAAACGCCTAGAGGCGATCGCCCGCACGCGAGAACGAGAACTGGCTGATTTTCTAGAAAATGCCAGCGTCGGCATACACTGGGTAGGAGCAGATGGAATTATTGTCTGGGCAAACCAAGCTGAATTAAATCTGCTCGGTTACACTCGCGAAGAGTACATCGGACAACACATTGCCAAGTTTCACGCCGATCGAGAAGTTATCGACGATATTCTGCAACGCCTCAATGCTGGCGAGACACTGTGCGACTACGAGGCGCGGTTGTTATGCAAAGATGGTTCTATCCGAGATGTATCGATCGGCTCTAACGTTTTTTGGAAAGACAAGCAATTTATCCACACGCGCTGCTTTACACGCGATATCACCGATCGCAAACGGATGGAAAACCAACTGCAACAAACTATGCAGTTGCAACAAGCAGTTCTCAACAGCGCTAACTATACGATAATTTCTACCACTACTGACGGGACAATCCTCACCTTTAATGCTGCTGCCGAGAAATTATTGGGCTATTCCGCCTCAGAAATTGTTGGTAAAACCACACCTGTAATCATTCACGATCGCGAAGAAGTCGTCAGTCGGGCGCGAGAATTGACTCAAGAACTGGGAGTGACAATCGAACCAGGGTTTGAGGTGTTTGTTGCTAAAGCAAGACGGGGAGAACCAACCGAGCAAGAATGGACTTACATTCGTAAAGATGGCAGCCGCTTCCCCGTTCTATTGTCAATTAGCGCCATGTACGATGCTAACGGTAAGATTACCGGATTTTTGGGTATTGGCAGCGACATCACCGAACGCAAACGAGCCGAAGCAGAACTACAACGCCAAAATTTGCGATCGCAATTATTTGCCGAAATTACCCTGAAAATTCGTCAATCGCTCCAACTAGAATCGATCCTCCAAACTACCGTCAACGAAATTCAAAAGTTTCTCCGAGCAGATCGGGTGATTATTTTTCGCCTATGGTTGGATGGTTCTGGAAATGTCGTGCGGGAAGCCGTAGTCAACGGCTATCCAGCGATTTTAGGACAACATATCTACGATCCTTGTTTTGAGGAGGAATACATTCAAAAATATCGACAAGGACGCATCAGCGCTATTCATGATGTCGAGCCAGCAGAAATACACGCTTGCCACAAAGAACTTCTGCAACAATATGGAGTCCGAGCTAATCTCGTCGTGCCGATTTTCCTCAAGCGAGAACTCTGGGGTTTGCTGATTGCCCATCAATGTAGTAGTCCCCGCGTTTGGAGCAGCTTTGAAACCGAATTGTTACGGCAATTGAGCGATCAAATCGGCATTGCTCTCGCCCAAGCCCAAATGCTAGCCGAAGAAACCCGCTACGCGCAAGAACTTGCCCGTTCTAACGCGGAACTGCAACAATTTGCCTCCGTTGCTTCCCACGACTTGCAAGAGCCACTCCGAAAAATTCAAGCCTTTGGCAACCGCTTGAAAGCCAGTTGCGGAGATCTTCTCAACGAGCAAGGACTCGATTCCTTGGAGCGAATGCAAAATGCAGCCGGACGGATGCAAACTCTGATTGACGATCTCTTAATGCTGTCCCGCGTCACGACTAAAGCGCAACCTTTTGTAACTGTCGATCTCAATCGAGTCGTAAAAGAAGTATTATCCGATCTAGAGGTGAGGATACAGCAGACTGGGGGTAAGGTGGAAGTTAGTTCCCTTCCTAAAATTGATGCTGACCCAGTACAGATGCAGCAGTTATTACAAAATCTTTTGAGTAATGCACTGAAGTTTCACAAACAAGATACGCCTCCAGTGGTTAAGCTTTTCAGCCAACTATTTGATTCCCAACACCAACCAGTTACAGATGGGGCGATCGCCACATCATGCCAAATTATGGTAGAGGATAATGGTATTGGTTTTGAGCAAAAGTATCTCGATCGGATCTTCAATGTCTTTCAACGCCTGCACAGTCGCAGTCAGTACGAGGGTACAGGAATCGGACTAGCGATTTGCCGTAAAATTGTCGAACGACATCAGGGCAATATTACAGCTCAAAGTAGTCCAGGGCAAGGAGCTAAATTTAGTGTTACCCTGCCAATTAAACAACTCGTAGGAGATAACTCGGAGTGA